The following proteins are co-located in the Pedobacter sp. FW305-3-2-15-E-R2A2 genome:
- a CDS encoding cytochrome c biogenesis protein CcdA, translated as MKKGLLMLGFLLLFTAVFFSHSFASVQKPDSAATEEELVFTEVGSAQDSAANNMVKDTVKKVAAVDKTIEKQQPLAASGTSEKEKTLWETFIAGLLGGFIAFLMPCIFPMVPLTVSYFTKRAGSRQKGIGQAFIYGLSIIVIYVALGLLITAVFGSAKLNELSASGWFNFFFFLLLVIFAISFFGAFEITLPSSFVNRIDQKADDSKGLGGIFFMAASLALVSFSCTGPIIGTLLVQASAKGEYLAPAIGMFGFALALALPFTLSAIFPGFLSAMPKSGGWLNSVKVCLGFLELALALKFLSAADLVWHWEWFDREIFLALWIIIFILMGVYILGKIKFSHDSDVPFVSVPRLFFAILSLSFAVYLVPGLWGAPVNILSGIAPPMNTQDFILNGNGASASASPSGFPATVKYSETLKPPVGFHSFFDLDEGLAYAKQVNKPVLIDFTGHACVNCRKMEDKVWIDKEVGRLIKEEYVLIQLYVDERNIKMPKEKVHYSEVLRTTTDDLGRWNGDFQATKYVSNSQPFYVLAGHDLNPLVKPQGAIFDAKEYAAYLQTGLDKFKNAGKPNE; from the coding sequence ATGAAAAAAGGACTTTTAATGTTGGGATTCTTGTTGCTGTTTACAGCAGTTTTTTTCTCACATAGCTTTGCGTCAGTGCAAAAGCCGGATTCGGCAGCAACTGAAGAAGAACTGGTTTTTACAGAAGTCGGTTCTGCTCAGGATAGTGCCGCGAACAATATGGTAAAGGATACCGTAAAGAAGGTAGCTGCAGTCGATAAAACGATAGAAAAGCAGCAACCTCTGGCGGCTTCGGGAACATCAGAAAAAGAAAAAACGCTTTGGGAAACATTTATCGCGGGTCTTTTGGGCGGATTTATTGCTTTTCTGATGCCATGTATCTTTCCAATGGTTCCGCTGACGGTCAGTTATTTTACTAAGAGGGCAGGTAGCCGGCAGAAGGGAATCGGGCAGGCCTTTATTTATGGTCTTTCCATCATTGTAATCTATGTGGCTTTGGGCCTTTTAATAACAGCGGTTTTTGGCTCTGCCAAATTAAATGAACTCAGTGCCAGTGGTTGGTTTAACTTCTTCTTTTTTCTGTTACTGGTCATTTTTGCAATTTCGTTTTTTGGGGCTTTTGAGATCACTTTACCAAGTTCCTTTGTAAATAGGATCGATCAAAAGGCGGATGATAGTAAAGGGCTTGGAGGCATCTTTTTTATGGCAGCTTCTTTGGCTTTGGTTTCTTTCTCTTGCACGGGTCCCATTATTGGGACTTTATTGGTTCAGGCGAGCGCTAAGGGAGAGTATCTTGCTCCGGCGATCGGGATGTTTGGCTTTGCTTTGGCCCTGGCACTGCCTTTTACCTTATCGGCGATATTTCCTGGCTTTTTAAGTGCAATGCCAAAATCAGGTGGATGGTTAAATAGTGTAAAGGTTTGTTTGGGCTTCCTGGAGCTTGCATTAGCTTTAAAATTTCTCTCTGCTGCCGACCTGGTTTGGCATTGGGAGTGGTTCGATAGAGAAATTTTCCTTGCGCTATGGATCATTATTTTCATCCTGATGGGGGTTTACATCCTTGGGAAGATTAAATTCTCTCATGATAGTGACGTTCCATTTGTTTCTGTTCCCAGACTATTTTTTGCGATCTTGTCTCTGTCTTTCGCCGTTTATCTCGTTCCGGGACTATGGGGCGCTCCGGTAAATATTCTTAGTGGAATTGCACCGCCAATGAATACTCAAGATTTTATTTTAAATGGGAATGGAGCTTCAGCTTCGGCCAGTCCTTCAGGATTTCCTGCAACGGTAAAGTATAGTGAAACACTAAAACCACCTGTTGGATTCCATTCATTCTTTGATCTGGATGAGGGGCTTGCTTATGCTAAGCAGGTAAACAAACCGGTGCTGATTGATTTTACAGGACATGCCTGTGTAAATTGTCGTAAAATGGAGGATAAGGTCTGGATTGATAAAGAGGTTGGAAGATTGATTAAAGAGGAATATGTGTTGATTCAGCTTTATGTGGATGAACGGAATATAAAAATGCCAAAAGAAAAAGTGCATTATTCAGAAGTACTAAGGACAACTACAGACGACCTGGGAAGATGGAATGGTGATTTTCAGGCAACAAAATATGTGTCAAACTCTCAACCTTTTTACGTATTGGCAGGACATGACCTGAATCCGCTTGTGAAACCACAAGGGGCAATTTTTGATGCAAAGGAATATGCTGCATATTTACAAACTGGTTTAGATAAATTTAAAAATGCTGGAAAACCAAATGAATAA
- a CDS encoding protein-disulfide reductase DsbD N-terminal domain-containing protein, producing the protein MKKISLILAFVLFAVIGASAQIEKPVTWSYAAKKISKTEAVVYLKANMEEGWHIYSQNLKPGGPNKTVFSFASSKDYSPVGKTTEPKATTYFDENFKMNVSYFGNQVVFQQKVKLNKATATVKGTVEFMVCNDKQCLPPDEVSFNIPVK; encoded by the coding sequence ATGAAAAAAATCAGTCTGATATTGGCATTCGTATTATTTGCGGTAATCGGGGCTTCTGCCCAGATCGAAAAACCCGTAACCTGGTCTTATGCTGCTAAGAAAATAAGTAAAACAGAAGCTGTGGTTTATTTGAAGGCGAATATGGAAGAGGGATGGCACATCTATTCTCAGAATTTGAAGCCCGGAGGACCAAATAAAACTGTCTTTTCTTTTGCGTCATCAAAAGATTACAGCCCTGTAGGAAAAACGACAGAGCCAAAAGCAACAACTTATTTTGATGAGAACTTTAAAATGAACGTAAGCTATTTCGGAAATCAGGTGGTCTTTCAGCAAAAAGTGAAGCTGAATAAAGCGACGGCAACAGTGAAAGGAACGGTAGAGTTTATGGTTTGTAATGACAAGCAATGTTTGCCTCCTGATGAAGTTAGCTTTAACATTCCTGTAAAGTAG
- a CDS encoding biotin--[acetyl-CoA-carboxylase] ligase, with product MQNNTFSTLFVGQNLIKLLEVDSTNNFLKVLVSNSEPLTEGTVIMADKQFAGRGQQNNVWHAEPGLNLTFSIYLKPSFLPVAKQFLLNIALSIGIRNALGRFVKNGIRIKWPNDIYYGDQKLGGVLIENILSGATYKASIIGIGINVNQVHFDPKQLKRATSLGEILQQDVNLIELLAEICSHIEKQYLKLKAGNYSQLMEDYVNGLYKFNEPAAYRQNGEVIEGRIIEVTESGLLGVLTNGALKHYNFKEIEFLNNTP from the coding sequence TTGCAAAATAACACTTTTTCAACATTATTTGTTGGTCAAAATCTTATCAAATTATTAGAGGTTGATTCTACCAATAACTTTTTAAAAGTGTTGGTGTCAAATTCCGAGCCATTAACCGAAGGAACTGTTATTATGGCAGATAAACAATTCGCAGGCAGAGGTCAGCAGAACAATGTATGGCATGCTGAACCTGGATTGAACCTGACTTTTAGCATTTATCTGAAGCCATCTTTTTTGCCGGTGGCGAAGCAATTCCTCCTTAATATAGCTCTGAGCATTGGTATTCGAAATGCATTGGGACGTTTTGTAAAGAATGGGATCAGGATAAAATGGCCAAATGATATTTATTATGGGGATCAAAAGTTGGGCGGAGTATTGATTGAAAATATCCTGTCGGGGGCCACTTACAAGGCGAGTATTATCGGTATTGGCATCAATGTTAATCAGGTTCATTTTGATCCTAAACAGCTAAAAAGGGCGACTTCATTAGGCGAAATTTTACAACAGGATGTTAATTTAATTGAGCTATTAGCAGAAATTTGCAGTCATATTGAAAAACAATACCTCAAGTTGAAGGCAGGAAACTATAGTCAATTGATGGAAGACTATGTCAATGGACTGTATAAATTTAACGAACCTGCGGCGTACCGACAAAATGGCGAGGTTATTGAAGGAAGGATCATTGAAGTTACAGAATCCGGTTTACTGGGCGTCTTGACAAACGGAGCATTGAAGCATTATAATTTTAAAGAAATAGAGTTTTTAAACAATACACCATGA
- the rsfS gene encoding ribosome silencing factor, whose amino-acid sequence MVKKKIVNLSTYLSEIAVHGIQEKKGNDIVRLDLRELNSSVSDFFIICNADSATQVKAIADSVEDEIYKSTQTNPWRKEGLESAEWIILDYFDIVVHIFKTEKRDFYGIEDLWGDAQSTSYRSA is encoded by the coding sequence ATGGTAAAAAAGAAAATTGTAAACCTTTCTACATACCTCTCAGAGATAGCCGTTCATGGCATACAGGAAAAAAAAGGGAATGATATTGTGCGTTTAGACCTAAGGGAACTTAACAGTTCTGTTTCTGATTTCTTTATCATCTGCAACGCAGATTCAGCTACACAGGTAAAGGCTATTGCCGATAGTGTAGAAGACGAAATCTATAAAAGCACCCAAACCAATCCATGGAGAAAAGAAGGGCTCGAAAGCGCAGAGTGGATCATCCTGGATTATTTCGATATTGTAGTTCACATATTTAAAACTGAAAAGCGAGACTTTTATGGGATTGAAGACTTATGGGGGGATGCCCAGTCGACAAGCTATAGAAGCGCCTAA